The following are encoded together in the Pleurocapsa sp. FMAR1 genome:
- a CDS encoding type II toxin-antitoxin system HicB family antitoxin, which produces MIYPIVIHKDPESDYGVTVPDLPGCFSAGDTMAKALSNAVEAIECHLEGILLDEENLPLGKTIEKYVNQPDYQGGTWALVDVDLSKLGGKTQRINISMPERILGKVDAFAKNSNKTRSKLLADAALEYIAVHGKANQ; this is translated from the coding sequence ATGATTTATCCAATTGTGATCCACAAAGATCCAGAATCTGATTACGGTGTAACAGTACCAGATTTACCTGGATGCTTTTCGGCGGGAGATACGATGGCAAAAGCCTTAAGTAATGCAGTAGAGGCAATAGAGTGTCATCTAGAAGGAATATTGTTAGACGAGGAAAATTTACCTTTAGGGAAAACAATAGAAAAATATGTCAATCAACCAGATTATCAAGGAGGAACATGGGCATTAGTTGATGTGGATTTATCCAAGCTAGGTGGAAAAACGCAGCGTATAAATATATCAATGCCAGAAAGAATACTAGGAAAAGTTGATGCTTTCGCCAAAAATTCCAACAAAACACGCTCTAAATTACTAGCTGATGCAGCACTTGAGTATATTGCAGTTCATGGTAAAGCTAATCAATAA
- a CDS encoding type II toxin-antitoxin system HicA family toxin → MSRLKQEGWELVNIRGSHHQYKHPNKQNKITVPHPKKDLPIGTLKIIFKQAEWDWKTR, encoded by the coding sequence ATATCTAGACTTAAGCAGGAAGGCTGGGAGCTAGTAAATATTCGTGGTAGCCATCACCAATACAAACATCCAAACAAGCAAAACAAAATAACAGTTCCACATCCGAAGAAAGACTTACCTATAGGTACACTAAAAATTATATTTAAGCAAGCAGAGTGGGACTGGAAAACAAGATAG